Proteins encoded within one genomic window of Acidihalobacter prosperus:
- the dnaE gene encoding DNA polymerase III subunit alpha translates to MEPSYIHLSLHTEYSLTDSVLRIGPLMKALAEQGAPAVALTDQCNLFAMVKFYRAAQRAGIKPIIGVDAWMREPPGSPGSEPESPARALFLCQDETGYRNLTRLVSRSYQEGQHGGIAMLDYDWLEGMSEGLIVLSGGRAGDVGRALLAGRRAQAETRLAFWRRLFPDRYYLELQRTGRDGEEEYLHAAVALAAASDTPVVATNDVRFLTPEDFEAHEARVCIHDGDVLADPRRARRYSEQQYLRSPEEMVALFADLPEALENTVEIARRCSLGLTLGKSVLPQFPVPEGMDTDGFLRREAEKGLEARLHQLIDPSAADAEQRRVQYHERLARELDVIIQMGFPGYFLIVADFIQWAKRNQIPVGPGRGSGAGSLVAYSLGITDLDPIRYDLLFERFLNPERVSMPDFDVDFCMEKRDRVIDYVAERYGRDRVSQIITYGSMAAKAVVRDVGRVLSHPYGFVDRIAKLIPFEIGMSLEKALAQEEDLRRAYEEEEEVTALIDLALKLEGLARNAGKHAGGVVIAPGPLTDFSPLYCEEGGQSLVTQFDKDDVEAIGLVKFDFLGLRTLTIIDWAVETINARRPEGVETLDLNRLPLDDEATYGLLKRHQTTAVFQLESSGMQELIKRLQPDNFEDIVALVALYRPGPLQSGMVDDFINRKHGRAKVEYPHPELEPILKPTYGVILYQEQVMQIAQVLAGYTLGGADMLRRAMGKKKPEEMAKQREIFTQGAVGRGVDADVATYIFDLMEKFAGYGFNKSHSAAYALLSYQTAWLKQHHPAAFMAAVLSADMDNTDKVVNLIEECRQLGLKVVPPDVNRSFHRFTVVDERTILYGMGAIKGIGASAIESLLEERSAAGPFKDLGALCRRVIGRKVNRRVLEALIRAGTLDALGVNRATHMARLPEAIRAAEQAQRDADQGQVDLFGESPEVAVLADLPELPEWEDDERLHAEKETLGLYLTGHPIDRYADELSRFVTRPIAAWLQEDEPEGRGRGARNDRDMVVAGLVVGLSVRTGPSGRFAFVTLDDRTGRLDVGLFGDEYQNYADLLAKDILLVIEGSIGFDAFSGRRRVRAQHVHTIDQARARFAKALDIQVVNDGRLNGLAGELMQVLKPYCYRDNGCPVWLSYRNPKADARLVLGDEWRVRPSDELLRRLARLDGISRLKLRYGPDKR, encoded by the coding sequence ATGGAACCCTCATACATTCATTTGTCGCTGCACACCGAGTACTCGCTGACCGACAGTGTGCTCAGGATCGGCCCGCTGATGAAGGCGCTGGCCGAGCAGGGTGCGCCGGCAGTGGCGCTGACGGACCAATGCAACCTGTTTGCCATGGTCAAGTTCTACCGTGCCGCCCAGCGCGCTGGCATCAAGCCGATCATCGGTGTCGACGCCTGGATGCGCGAACCGCCCGGCAGTCCCGGCAGCGAGCCCGAGTCGCCCGCGCGCGCGCTGTTCTTGTGCCAGGACGAAACGGGATACCGCAACCTGACCCGGCTGGTGTCGCGGAGCTACCAGGAAGGCCAGCACGGCGGCATCGCCATGCTCGATTACGACTGGCTGGAGGGCATGAGTGAAGGGTTGATCGTGTTGTCGGGTGGTCGCGCCGGCGACGTCGGGCGCGCACTGCTGGCCGGCCGCCGGGCACAGGCCGAAACGCGCCTGGCATTCTGGCGGCGCCTGTTTCCCGACCGTTATTACCTCGAGCTGCAGCGTACGGGGCGCGACGGCGAAGAAGAGTATCTGCATGCGGCCGTGGCGCTGGCGGCGGCCAGCGATACGCCGGTGGTGGCCACCAACGACGTGCGTTTCCTCACACCGGAGGATTTCGAGGCGCACGAGGCGCGGGTGTGTATCCACGACGGCGACGTGCTGGCCGACCCGCGGCGTGCGCGTCGCTACAGCGAGCAGCAGTATCTGCGCTCGCCGGAGGAAATGGTGGCGCTGTTCGCCGACCTGCCCGAGGCGCTGGAGAACACGGTCGAGATCGCACGCCGCTGCTCGCTCGGACTGACGCTGGGCAAATCGGTGCTGCCGCAGTTTCCGGTCCCCGAAGGCATGGACACCGACGGGTTTCTGCGCCGCGAGGCGGAGAAGGGACTCGAAGCCCGCCTGCATCAACTCATTGACCCCTCCGCGGCGGATGCCGAGCAGCGGCGAGTCCAGTACCACGAACGACTGGCGCGGGAACTCGATGTCATCATCCAGATGGGTTTCCCGGGCTACTTCCTGATCGTTGCCGATTTCATCCAGTGGGCCAAGCGCAACCAGATTCCCGTCGGTCCTGGCCGCGGTTCCGGCGCAGGTTCGCTCGTGGCGTACTCCCTAGGAATAACTGACCTTGATCCAATACGTTACGACCTTCTTTTCGAGCGCTTTCTGAATCCTGAACGCGTTTCCATGCCCGACTTCGACGTCGATTTTTGCATGGAGAAGCGCGATCGTGTGATCGATTACGTGGCCGAGCGCTATGGGCGAGACCGCGTCTCGCAGATCATCACCTATGGCAGCATGGCGGCCAAGGCGGTGGTCCGTGACGTCGGTCGCGTTCTCAGCCACCCTTATGGCTTCGTCGACCGCATCGCCAAGCTGATCCCCTTCGAGATCGGCATGTCGCTGGAGAAGGCGCTGGCCCAGGAGGAGGACCTGCGGCGGGCCTATGAGGAAGAGGAGGAGGTCACCGCGCTGATCGATCTCGCGCTCAAGCTCGAGGGACTCGCGCGCAACGCCGGCAAGCATGCCGGCGGCGTGGTGATCGCGCCCGGCCCGTTGACCGACTTTTCGCCGCTCTACTGCGAAGAGGGCGGCCAAAGTCTGGTGACCCAGTTCGACAAGGACGACGTCGAGGCCATCGGTCTCGTGAAGTTCGACTTTCTCGGCCTGCGCACGCTGACGATCATCGACTGGGCGGTAGAAACCATCAATGCGCGCCGGCCCGAAGGTGTCGAGACGCTTGACCTCAATCGCCTGCCGCTGGACGACGAAGCCACCTACGGCCTGCTCAAGCGCCATCAGACGACGGCGGTGTTCCAGCTCGAATCGAGCGGCATGCAGGAGCTGATCAAGCGCCTGCAGCCGGACAACTTCGAGGATATCGTCGCGCTGGTGGCCCTGTACCGGCCTGGTCCGCTGCAGTCGGGCATGGTCGACGACTTCATCAATCGCAAGCACGGTCGGGCCAAGGTCGAATATCCGCACCCCGAACTGGAGCCGATCCTCAAGCCGACCTATGGCGTGATCCTGTATCAGGAGCAGGTCATGCAGATCGCCCAGGTGCTGGCCGGCTACACGCTGGGCGGCGCGGACATGCTGCGCCGCGCCATGGGCAAGAAAAAGCCCGAGGAGATGGCCAAGCAACGCGAAATCTTCACTCAGGGGGCGGTCGGGCGCGGTGTGGATGCGGATGTCGCAACCTACATCTTCGACCTGATGGAAAAATTCGCCGGCTACGGGTTCAACAAATCGCATTCGGCGGCTTACGCGCTGTTGTCGTACCAGACGGCCTGGCTCAAGCAGCATCATCCGGCGGCCTTCATGGCCGCGGTGCTGTCGGCCGATATGGACAATACCGACAAGGTGGTCAACCTCATCGAGGAATGCCGCCAACTGGGGCTGAAGGTGGTGCCGCCGGACGTGAACCGTTCCTTTCACCGTTTCACGGTAGTCGACGAGCGCACCATTTTGTACGGCATGGGCGCGATCAAGGGCATCGGCGCCTCGGCCATCGAAAGCCTGCTCGAGGAGCGTTCGGCGGCGGGGCCCTTCAAGGATCTCGGTGCCCTCTGTCGACGCGTGATCGGCCGCAAGGTCAATCGTCGCGTGCTGGAAGCGCTGATCCGTGCGGGCACGCTCGATGCACTTGGCGTCAATCGAGCGACCCACATGGCCCGTCTGCCCGAGGCGATCCGCGCGGCGGAGCAGGCGCAGCGGGATGCGGACCAAGGGCAGGTCGACCTGTTCGGCGAATCGCCCGAGGTGGCGGTGCTTGCCGATCTGCCCGAGCTGCCCGAGTGGGAGGATGACGAACGCCTGCACGCTGAAAAGGAAACCCTGGGCCTGTATCTGACCGGCCATCCGATAGATCGCTATGCCGATGAGCTGTCACGCTTCGTCACGCGTCCGATCGCGGCCTGGCTTCAGGAAGATGAGCCGGAAGGTCGCGGGCGCGGCGCGCGCAACGATCGCGACATGGTGGTCGCCGGTCTGGTGGTGGGGCTGTCCGTGCGCACCGGACCCTCGGGGCGTTTCGCCTTCGTCACCCTGGACGATCGCACCGGCCGGCTCGATGTCGGGCTGTTCGGCGACGAATATCAGAATTACGCCGATCTCCTGGCCAAGGACATCCTGCTGGTCATCGAGGGCAGCATCGGTTTCGACGCCTTCAGCGGCCGCCGGCGCGTGCGCGCACAGCACGTGCATACCATCGATCAGGCGCGTGCGCGCTTTGCCAAGGCGCTGGATATCCAGGTCGTCAACGACGGCCGCCTCAACGGCCTCGCCGGCGAGCTGATGCAGGTGCTCAAGCCCTATTGCTACCGCGACAACGGCTGCCCTGTGTGGCTCAGTTACCGCAATCCGAAGGCCGATGCCCGCCTGGTGCTCGGAGACGAGTGGCGCGTGCGCCCCAGCGACGAACTGCTGCGGCGCTTGGCTCGCCTGGACGGAATCTCGCGTCTCAAGCTGCGCTATGGCCCTGACAAGCGTTGA
- the tilS gene encoding tRNA lysidine(34) synthetase TilS, whose amino-acid sequence MPKVEIFDPAWLARQLDGLPVTGRWVVAYSGGGDSQALLHALVNGAAGTRAVRAVHVHHGLQPDADAWADRCSTHCAAWGVEFEVVRLNARARAGDSPEARARELRYRALRQGLARGDALLTAHHADDQAETLLLQLLRGAGPAGLAAMPAIVPFGTGWHVRPLLPLRRTALRAYLERFGLDWIEDPSNQEWKTPRNYLRHRVMPLIEAYWPAATVTLGRAAALQAETQGLLMHLGRRDLEAASHSLSGVLDVDALRALPDARLHNAVRVWLSDKGLPLPSRQRLSSLRRMLEARVDGRAQLYWPGAELRRYRDGLYAGAPLPRHDPTVVIDWDPSQPMDLPGVGMRLCAEDLRCDWRGLKSAGARFTIRFRSGGERCRPSPRGAARALKTLLQEAGVPPWLRDRIPLLYADQRLIEVVGHWVCHGGAGREANGIETP is encoded by the coding sequence ATGCCCAAGGTCGAAATCTTCGACCCGGCCTGGCTGGCGCGACAACTTGACGGCCTGCCCGTCACCGGGCGTTGGGTCGTGGCCTACAGCGGCGGCGGCGATTCACAGGCGCTGCTGCATGCGCTGGTCAACGGCGCGGCCGGCACCCGTGCGGTGCGGGCGGTCCACGTGCACCACGGCCTGCAGCCCGATGCGGACGCCTGGGCCGATCGCTGTTCGACGCATTGTGCCGCATGGGGTGTCGAATTCGAGGTCGTGAGGCTGAATGCCCGCGCGCGCGCGGGCGACAGCCCCGAAGCGCGCGCGCGCGAGCTGCGCTACCGTGCCCTGAGGCAAGGACTCGCCCGCGGAGATGCGTTACTTACGGCGCATCATGCCGACGATCAGGCCGAAACGCTGCTGCTGCAGTTGCTGCGGGGAGCGGGTCCGGCCGGATTGGCCGCGATGCCTGCGATCGTGCCTTTCGGTACCGGCTGGCATGTGCGTCCCTTGTTACCCTTGCGGCGCACCGCCTTGCGCGCCTATCTCGAGCGTTTCGGGCTCGACTGGATAGAGGATCCGTCCAATCAAGAGTGGAAGACACCGCGCAACTATCTGCGCCACCGGGTGATGCCGCTGATCGAGGCCTACTGGCCGGCGGCCACTGTCACCCTGGGTCGTGCCGCCGCGCTGCAGGCCGAAACGCAAGGCTTGTTGATGCATCTGGGCCGCCGCGACCTCGAGGCGGCGTCGCATTCGCTGTCCGGCGTACTCGATGTCGACGCATTGCGCGCGCTGCCCGATGCCCGCCTGCACAACGCGGTGCGTGTCTGGCTGTCGGACAAGGGGCTGCCGCTGCCGAGCCGGCAGCGGCTGTCGAGCCTGCGACGGATGCTGGAGGCGCGGGTCGACGGTCGTGCGCAATTGTACTGGCCGGGCGCAGAACTGCGACGCTACCGCGATGGGTTGTATGCCGGTGCTCCACTGCCGCGACACGATCCGACAGTGGTGATCGACTGGGACCCCTCGCAACCAATGGACCTGCCGGGTGTCGGTATGCGCCTGTGCGCGGAAGATCTGCGCTGCGACTGGCGCGGCTTGAAATCTGCGGGTGCGCGCTTCACGATTCGCTTTCGCAGCGGAGGGGAGCGCTGCCGGCCATCGCCGAGGGGCGCCGCACGGGCGCTCAAGACCCTGTTGCAGGAGGCCGGTGTGCCCCCCTGGCTGCGGGATCGCATCCCCTTGCTGTATGCCGACCAGCGCCTGATCGAGGTCGTCGGACATTGGGTATGCCACGGGGGAGCCGGGCGGGAGGCGAACGGGATTGAAACGCCATGA
- a CDS encoding CTP synthase, with protein MTRFIFITGGVVSSLGKGIASASLGAILEARGLKVTLLKLDPYINVDPGTMSPFQHGEVFVTEDGAETDLDLGHYERFVRFRATTRNNFTTGQIYENVIRKERRGDYLGGTVQVIPHITDEIKRSIRVGADDADVALVEIGGTVGDIESLPFLEAIRQMGVELGRENVLFMHLTLVPYLPASGEIKTKPTQHSVKELRSIGIQPDVLMCRSTVPLPDSERRKIALFTNVEEKAVISAIDVDNIYKIPLWLHAQRLDEIVLRKFHIDAPAADLSDWKHVVNAMEFPEAEVVIGMVGKYVDLTESYKSLNEALTHAGIHTQTRVRIEYIDSERIEADGTELLAHLDAILVPGGFGRRGIEGKIQAAEYARTHGIPYLGICLGMQVAVIEFARHIADMPQAHSTEFDQGTPDPVIALITEWQDQSGQIERRDEGSDLGGTMRLGGQACRLEAGSLAQRLYGEDTITERHRHRYEFNNNYLEPLAAAGLRVSGKSLDGALVEVVELPEHPWFLGCQFHPEFTSTPRDGHPLFSGFIKAARSRHDLQLRKLESTA; from the coding sequence ATGACGCGTTTTATTTTTATTACCGGTGGAGTCGTCTCCTCCCTGGGGAAGGGTATTGCTTCGGCCTCGCTGGGCGCCATCCTCGAGGCCCGCGGCCTCAAGGTGACCCTACTCAAGCTCGATCCGTACATCAACGTCGATCCCGGCACCATGAGTCCGTTTCAGCATGGCGAGGTGTTCGTCACTGAGGATGGCGCCGAGACCGATCTCGATCTCGGGCATTACGAACGCTTCGTGCGTTTCCGGGCCACCACGCGCAACAATTTCACCACGGGGCAGATCTACGAGAACGTGATCCGCAAGGAGCGGCGCGGCGATTATCTCGGCGGTACCGTGCAGGTGATCCCGCATATCACGGACGAGATCAAACGTTCGATCCGCGTGGGCGCAGACGATGCAGATGTCGCGTTGGTCGAGATCGGCGGCACGGTCGGCGACATCGAATCGCTTCCCTTCCTGGAGGCCATTCGCCAGATGGGCGTCGAACTCGGGCGCGAAAACGTGTTGTTCATGCATCTCACCCTGGTGCCTTATCTGCCGGCCTCGGGCGAGATCAAGACCAAGCCTACCCAGCACTCCGTCAAGGAACTGCGTTCGATCGGCATTCAACCGGACGTGCTCATGTGCAGAAGCACCGTGCCGTTGCCAGACAGCGAACGGCGCAAGATCGCACTGTTCACGAACGTCGAGGAAAAAGCGGTCATTTCCGCCATCGACGTGGACAATATCTACAAGATACCGCTGTGGCTGCACGCCCAGCGCCTCGACGAGATCGTATTGCGAAAATTCCACATCGATGCGCCGGCCGCCGACCTTTCCGATTGGAAGCACGTGGTCAACGCAATGGAATTCCCGGAGGCGGAAGTGGTGATCGGCATGGTCGGCAAATATGTCGATTTGACCGAATCCTACAAATCGCTCAACGAAGCCCTGACGCATGCCGGCATCCATACGCAGACCCGGGTGCGCATCGAGTACATCGACTCCGAACGCATCGAGGCCGACGGCACCGAGCTGCTCGCCCATCTGGACGCCATCCTGGTGCCAGGCGGGTTCGGCAGACGTGGCATCGAAGGCAAGATCCAGGCGGCGGAATACGCACGCACGCACGGTATACCCTATTTGGGTATCTGCCTCGGCATGCAGGTTGCCGTGATCGAGTTCGCGCGCCATATCGCGGACATGCCCCAGGCCCATAGCACGGAGTTCGATCAGGGTACTCCGGACCCCGTCATCGCGCTGATCACCGAATGGCAGGATCAGAGCGGGCAGATCGAGCGCCGCGACGAGGGATCAGACCTCGGCGGCACCATGCGCCTCGGTGGCCAGGCCTGCAGGCTTGAGGCCGGCAGCCTCGCCCAGCGCTTGTACGGCGAAGACACCATCACCGAGCGTCACCGCCACCGCTACGAGTTCAACAACAACTACCTCGAACCGCTGGCCGCGGCGGGCTTGCGCGTTTCCGGCAAGTCCCTAGACGGGGCCCTGGTCGAGGTCGTCGAGCTGCCAGAGCACCCCTGGTTCCTGGGTTGCCAGTTCCACCCCGAATTCACCTCGACGCCACGCGACGGGCATCCGCTCTTCAGTGGTTTCATCAAGGCCGCCCGCAGCCGGCACGATCTGCAACTGCGCAAGCTGGAGTCAACGGCATGA
- a CDS encoding YqhA family protein, with product MNRLEQLFEGFLWRSRLVVLAAVLASLASALAMFYTATIDAWYMIIHLGDYASPALSEAARTQMRGSTIAHVVGILDGYLLATVLLIFALGLYELFISKIDEAERSEMASKVLVIHNLDDLKARLGKVVLMILIVKFFEHALGMKFSDPLDMLYFAGGIALIGLALYLSHSSEHKTDKPARPRLPGHEE from the coding sequence ATGAACCGACTGGAACAGCTGTTCGAAGGTTTTCTATGGCGCAGTCGCCTGGTGGTGCTGGCTGCGGTATTGGCCAGCCTGGCATCGGCGCTGGCCATGTTCTATACGGCCACGATCGATGCGTGGTACATGATCATTCACCTGGGCGACTATGCATCGCCGGCATTGAGCGAGGCCGCGCGAACGCAGATGCGGGGCAGCACCATCGCACATGTGGTCGGGATATTGGACGGCTATCTGCTGGCCACGGTGCTGTTGATCTTTGCGCTCGGCCTTTACGAGCTCTTCATCAGCAAGATCGACGAAGCGGAGCGCTCCGAAATGGCCTCGAAGGTCCTGGTGATCCACAATCTGGACGATCTCAAGGCACGACTCGGCAAGGTCGTGCTGATGATCCTGATCGTCAAATTCTTCGAGCATGCTCTCGGCATGAAATTCTCCGATCCGCTCGACATGCTCTACTTCGCCGGCGGGATCGCCCTGATCGGCCTGGCGTTGTATCTGTCGCATTCATCCGAGCACAAAACGGACAAGCCTGCGCGCCCGCGACTGCCCGGGCACGAAGAATGA
- the kdsA gene encoding 3-deoxy-8-phosphooctulonate synthase — MKLCGFDVGLDRPFFLIAGPCVIESESLAMETAATLKAMTDKLGIPFIYKSSFDKANRSSSRSFRGPGLGEGLRILERVRREIAVPVLTDVHEDTPLDEVAEVVDVLQTPAFLCRQTNFIQNVARQGRPVNIKKGQFLAPWDMGNVVDKARETGNEQIMVCERGVSFGYNNLVSDMRALAVMRGTGCPVVFDATHSVQLPGGQGSSSGGQREFVPVLARAAVAAGVSGLFMETHPNPGQALSDGPNAWPLGRLEPLLAQLAQIDAQVKASPFAEQDLLEARATIE, encoded by the coding sequence ATGAAGCTGTGCGGTTTCGATGTCGGTCTAGACCGGCCGTTTTTCCTGATCGCCGGTCCCTGCGTTATCGAGAGCGAATCGCTGGCGATGGAAACCGCCGCCACGCTCAAGGCGATGACCGACAAGCTGGGCATCCCCTTCATCTACAAATCTTCCTTCGACAAGGCCAACCGTTCGTCCAGTCGCAGTTTCCGTGGCCCCGGCTTGGGCGAGGGCCTGCGCATACTCGAACGCGTGCGGCGCGAGATTGCCGTGCCGGTGCTGACCGATGTGCACGAGGACACGCCGCTCGACGAAGTCGCCGAGGTGGTCGACGTGCTGCAGACGCCGGCCTTCCTGTGCAGGCAGACCAATTTCATCCAGAACGTTGCGCGCCAGGGACGGCCGGTCAATATCAAGAAGGGGCAGTTTCTTGCGCCGTGGGACATGGGCAATGTGGTCGACAAGGCCCGCGAAACCGGCAATGAGCAGATCATGGTGTGCGAGCGCGGTGTATCGTTCGGTTACAACAACCTGGTTTCCGACATGCGCGCGCTTGCGGTAATGCGCGGCACCGGCTGTCCGGTCGTGTTCGACGCGACCCATTCCGTGCAGTTGCCCGGCGGGCAGGGCAGCTCCTCCGGCGGCCAGCGCGAATTCGTCCCCGTGCTGGCGCGGGCGGCTGTGGCCGCAGGCGTGTCAGGCTTGTTCATGGAAACCCATCCGAACCCCGGTCAGGCCTTGAGCGACGGCCCCAACGCCTGGCCGCTGGGGCGTCTCGAACCGCTGCTCGCTCAGCTTGCCCAGATCGACGCGCAGGTCAAGGCCTCGCCGTTCGCCGAGCAGGATCTGCTCGAAGCCCGCGCCACAATCGAATAA
- a CDS encoding sodium:calcium antiporter: MSWLLGGMALLGILLGAELFTNALEHLGERYGLSEGAVGSVFAAVGTALPEALVPVVALFAGGGIAVGQAVSVGAILGAPLMISTLSFGLLGVFMLLSGRRHLHPERKGLARDLGWFQALFGLGAAALFIPPGDHRLRLVASLLLLTGYAAYLWATLRRSGALVAEGHGASADQPLYTARLWGGGLVQIWSQLLLGVGLIVWAAHGFVAAVEQLAISLGLSVLVLSLLVVPVATELPEKVNSLLWARRGKDTLALGNLSGALVFQGSLLPALGLWLTPWQPSRPVVYAAGLTLLAATWLRFANRPGGLKPAWLLLNAACYAAYFYLLTAR, translated from the coding sequence ATGAGTTGGCTGCTGGGAGGCATGGCGCTGCTCGGCATACTGCTCGGTGCCGAGCTGTTCACCAACGCACTGGAACACCTGGGCGAACGCTATGGTCTTTCCGAGGGCGCGGTCGGATCGGTATTCGCGGCAGTCGGCACGGCGCTGCCTGAGGCGTTGGTGCCCGTGGTCGCCCTGTTCGCGGGCGGCGGCATTGCCGTGGGCCAGGCGGTGAGCGTCGGTGCCATACTGGGCGCGCCGTTGATGATTTCCACGCTTTCATTCGGCCTGCTGGGTGTTTTCATGCTGCTGTCCGGCAGACGCCATTTGCACCCCGAGCGCAAGGGGCTGGCACGCGACCTGGGCTGGTTTCAGGCGTTGTTTGGCCTGGGCGCCGCCGCACTGTTCATCCCGCCGGGCGATCACCGGCTGCGGCTCGTGGCGAGCCTCTTGCTGCTGACCGGGTATGCCGCGTATCTGTGGGCGACGCTGCGACGCTCGGGGGCGTTGGTGGCGGAGGGACATGGCGCGAGCGCCGATCAGCCGCTTTATACGGCTCGCCTGTGGGGCGGTGGGCTGGTGCAGATATGGTCGCAGCTGCTGCTCGGTGTCGGTTTGATCGTGTGGGCCGCCCACGGATTTGTTGCTGCCGTGGAGCAGTTGGCCATCTCGCTCGGTCTGTCGGTCCTGGTGCTGTCGCTGCTGGTGGTGCCGGTGGCCACGGAATTGCCCGAAAAGGTCAACAGCCTGTTGTGGGCGCGGCGGGGTAAGGATACCCTCGCGCTGGGCAATCTCAGCGGCGCGCTGGTTTTCCAGGGGTCGCTGCTCCCGGCCCTGGGTCTTTGGCTGACGCCCTGGCAACCCAGCCGCCCGGTCGTGTACGCCGCGGGGCTGACCCTGCTGGCGGCGACCTGGCTGCGCTTCGCCAACCGGCCCGGCGGGTTGAAGCCCGCATGGCTGCTCTTGAATGCCGCCTGCTATGCGGCCTATTTTTATCTGCTCACGGCCCGCTAG
- a CDS encoding acetyl-CoA carboxylase carboxyltransferase subunit alpha, translating to MNPEFLDFEQPIAELEAKIEELRYVGNDSEVNLSEEIGRLERKARSLTQSVFASLTPWQVSQVARHPRRPYTLDYIERLFTDFEELHGDRTYADDAAIVGGVARLRGQPIMVIGHQKGRDTREKVRRNFGMPRPEGYRKALRLMQMAERFRLPVVTFIDTPGAYPGVGAEERGQSEAIARNLLAMSRLRTPIVCAVIGEGGSGGALAIGVGDHVMMLQYSTYSVISPEGCASILWKSADKAPDAAEALGITAQRLKSLNLIDEIIGEPAGAAHRDIETISLRLGEALWRAIERLRTTNTETLLKRRYERLMQYSTLSD from the coding sequence ATGAATCCCGAGTTTCTTGATTTCGAACAACCGATCGCCGAACTCGAAGCGAAAATCGAGGAGTTGCGCTATGTTGGGAATGACAGCGAGGTCAATCTCAGCGAGGAAATCGGGCGCTTGGAACGCAAGGCCCGCAGTCTGACCCAATCCGTATTCGCCTCGCTTACGCCCTGGCAGGTATCCCAAGTGGCGCGGCATCCGCGACGTCCTTACACGCTGGACTATATCGAGCGCCTGTTCACCGATTTCGAGGAATTGCACGGTGATCGCACCTACGCCGACGACGCGGCCATCGTCGGCGGCGTGGCGCGCTTGCGTGGCCAGCCGATCATGGTGATCGGCCACCAGAAGGGACGCGACACCCGCGAGAAGGTCAGGCGAAATTTCGGCATGCCGCGTCCGGAAGGCTATCGCAAAGCCTTGCGTCTCATGCAGATGGCCGAGCGTTTCCGCCTGCCCGTCGTGACCTTCATCGACACGCCGGGGGCGTATCCCGGCGTGGGCGCGGAAGAGCGTGGGCAGAGCGAAGCCATTGCTCGCAATTTGCTCGCGATGTCACGTCTGCGCACGCCCATCGTCTGCGCGGTCATCGGCGAAGGCGGGTCGGGCGGCGCGCTGGCGATCGGGGTCGGCGACCACGTGATGATGCTGCAATACAGCACCTATTCGGTCATCTCGCCGGAGGGCTGCGCCTCGATTCTGTGGAAGAGTGCCGACAAGGCGCCGGATGCGGCCGAGGCGCTCGGCATTACCGCGCAGCGCCTGAAATCGTTGAACCTCATCGATGAGATCATCGGCGAACCTGCCGGGGCTGCGCATCGCGATATCGAAACCATCAGCCTGCGCCTTGGCGAAGCGCTGTGGCGCGCCATCGAACGCCTGCGGACCACCAACACGGAGACGCTGTTGAAACGCCGCTACGAGCGCCTGATGCAGTACAGCACCCTCTCGGATTAG